In Chitinophagaceae bacterium C216, the genomic stretch TGGGTGTCTACCTCACCTTGGCAGCTGGGTGAATTTGTGTGTTACGACTTGAAAAAAGTTTTTGCTCAACAAGGTCTGAAAGAAAACAGGGAGATTTGTGATACAGCCCTCACTATTCCTGCAGACAGTTTTATCACCACAGAGACCTTTAGACGCTACGCATCTATTCGAAATAAAGAGTCTAAATTACTTGAGGAGGGAAGCCTTGCTCCCGATAGTATTATCGCCATTAACCCCAACTTCTATAATAGTTATATAATAGTGGGGGATTACTGGTTTAAGAGAAAAGAATACGCTAAAGCCCTTCCTTATTACCAACAGGCGTTGCAAAAAGAAATTGCTACTGTGGAGGAAAGAAAGCGCATCGAGGAGCTGATTGCTGAATGTCAGCAACCATAACAAAGTTTATTCGGTGTATTTATATCCAACACCTCTTACTGAGTGAAAATAGCGTGGATTGCGGCTGTCTTTTTCGAAGTATTTCCTGAAATTGAGAATGAAATTATCAATAGTACGGGTGGTGGGATATACGTTATACCCCCACACATACTGTAGAATCTTTTCCCGGGGAACCACTTCGTTTTTATTTTCAATAAGCAGCTTTAAAAGCATGGTTTCTTTCTTGCTTAGCTGGACCTTACCGGCATATTTCGTAGTGGCTTCCTGAGCTTTAAAATCGATAATATTCCCTCCAAAAGAGTATGTATTGCCGAGAGTGCTCTTCTCTTGCAGTTTTTGATTTTTTTCAATCAGTTTTTTTATGCGAAGTAGTAATTCTTCTAGATTAAAGGGTTTGGTGATATAATCATCGGCGCCTTTTTTCAATCCCAGCACCTTATCGGCGCTGGTATTTTTGGCACTGAGCATTAAAATTGGCACTTCGTTGTTGTTCAAACGGATGGTTTCGGCTACCGCAATGCCATCCATTTCGGGCAGCATTACATCTAGTATGATGAGGTCGAAATATTCGTTTTTTACAGCTTGAAGTGCTTCGTTGCCATCATAAGCAGAGGTGACCTGGTAGCCTTCCAGCTCCAGATTCAGTTTTAAAGCCTCATGAAGGTTTTCCTCGTCTTCTACCAAAAGAATATTTGATGGTCTTTCTTCCATTCTGCTCTAGATTTGTCAAAGGGCTGAAATTCAGCTATTGAATTTGACTGCAAAAATACTTCCCTTTGGATTGTTATTTGTCATTAAAATGTCTGCATTGTGATCTTTAGCAATTTTCTCACACAGGTATAACCCCAGACCCGTTCCTTGTTTTTTACGGGTGGCTTCATTACCCACACGGTAAAACTTTAAAAAAATCTTGCTCCGCTCTTCTTCTGCAATACCGATGCCTTCGTCCATTACCCGCATAACCACCGCATCATTTTCCTTGCGCAGTGTGACGGTGACGGGGTCCTTTCTTTCTGAGTATTTTAACGCGTTTTCTATTAAATTGTTTATCAATATTTGCAATAGCAGGGGATCTCCCAAAACATCAATTCCGTCTGATATATCGCTGTGAATAATTCTATCGGGGAAACGTTGAGAAAATTCCGACACCCGGTCCTTTAAGAGCGAGGAAAAGTCGATCTCCTCTTTATTTAATTTATAATTTTTGTTCTCCAATTGGGAGGATACCAAAATATTGTTGGTTAAAAAATCCAGGCGTTTGGTTTCCTCCAGCGACATCTGTATTAGTTTCCGCTGTTTCTGCTCATCCAGTTGATGCTTGAGTAAGGTTTCCAGATTCAGTTTTGCAATGGCAATGGGGGTTTTTAATTCGTGAGTAACCGCCATTACGAAGTTTTCTTGCTGCTCTTGTAAAAGAATTTGTTGTTTAATAGAGCGAAATACATAGGCGGCACCTAAGAGGATCAGTCCTAAAAATACGACACCCTCACCTGCGTATTTAATGGTATTGCGATGATGCCCTTCGCGGATACGTGCCAGCTCAGCATCATACAAACTGGGTTGCTGCTCTCTAGATACGGTTGTTTCTAGATGGTATAACTGAAGGGAGTACATTTGGCGGTTTTGCAGCTCCAAAGCCACAAACCACCATACCAAAGCGGCTACTACATAGATTAGCAGTAGCCAAAAAAGGCGTGTAGCTCTTTTTAACCGGGTTTTGAGATCCTTTTTCATACAAGTTTAACGAGGGGGTGTATTGTCGATCCGTTCCAGTGCAATGCCAGCATTTAAAATATAGGGTAGGGTGGAATCTCGCATCTGATGCTCCAGTACGAAGCGGTGTATACCGGGCGTTAGATGAACCGGTTGTAACACCTTGATTCGCTGATAATACAAATCGTCCATTACATCACCTGCCCAATTTCCAGAACTATCGGTTAAAGGAATGGTGAGGTCGTAGGATGAAAGTATGTGTTTGGCCGAATTCTGAATTTCCAGTTTGGCCAGCAATTTATTGTAGGGGAATTGATATGTATGCCGCATCACAAAGTATAGCTGATAGTCGGCACTATCCGGTATATCATACCGCACTACAGCCCGGATATTTTTAGGCCATTCGTGTAAAGGAAAGTCTGCCAACTTTTCGTCTACAACAACTTCTTTGCACGAAATAATGGTTACTGCAAGTGAAAGAAATAATAAAATGTAACGCACTTTTCTTATTTATTGCAAAGTTATGCCAAGTTGTGGAGTTGCTACAATACATTCAACACCTGTTCTTTGGCTTTTTCTAGTTCGTCTTTCATCATTACAACAATTTTCTGAATGGCAGCATCGTAAGCTTTGGAACCGGTAGTATTGATTTCTCTGCCTATTTCCTGCAAAACAAAGGAGAGCTTTTTCCCTTTGATGTCGGTATTTTCTGCAAGTATTTCCATGAAATAGTTGCAATGATTCTGGAGGCGAACCATTTCTTCGGTAATATCGATTTTTTCGATATAATAAATCAATTCCTGTTCCAAGCGATTTTCATCATAGTTATCCTTTCCCACCTTTTCTTCCAAGAGTTTTACAATACCATCTCGAATATTTTCTTGGCGCTGGGCATCAAGAGGAGTGATTTCGGTTTGCAAGGAAAGAATATTCTCAATTCGTTTACGTAATTCCTGTTCTAGAATACTGCCTTCATTTTCCCGGTGCTTATTCAAATCTGCAACTGCCTCTTTTATGAGTCCTTGTAACTCTTGCCACTCATCATCGGAAAGCGTTTCACTACTGGGGGTAATTACTTCGGGCAACTTAATAATCGCATTTAGAATGTTGGATGTGTCCATACCCAACTCTTTCGATAATCCCTCCAAGGTATGATAATAAGCTCTTGCTAAATCTGTGTTGATAACCACAGGTGTGGCATCTCCTGTTTCTTTCAGGCTTATGGTACAATCCACACTTCCTCTATTCAATCCTTCTGCCAGAGTCTTTCTGATGTCGAACTCAAACGGTTTTACGAGTGCCGGTAAACGTAATGATAAATCAAATTGTTTGCCATTTAAAGACTTGATATCGATCAGAAATGTTTTTCTTCCAATAGCTCTTTCTGCACGGCCAAAGCCTGTCATTGATTTCAGCATAACTATGTTTTAATGTAAAGATAACGTTTGCATATGGCTTGTACACAAATTTAATGAGTGGAGTAAGTTTCAATCGTTGGCTTATAGTTGAAAAAAAATCCCTTCAAAGGAAGAAGGGATATTTATATTGATGGGTTAGTAAGTACGGGAAACAAATTTCCCAACACAATATTAAATATTATTTTAACGATATAAAAATAATTTGACAAAAATTTTATTAACAAATAATAAGAGTGATTGTGGATATCATCCCGCTTCTATACGGCACAATCATGTATGATGAGTAAGAACGTTTTTATTGCATGTATATTAAGTTTCTGAAACATGCATGAATAAAGCGTTTCAGAAGATAGGTTAGTGACCGTTTATAAATTGTTTAGATGAATAAGCTAGTATAGTATCCATACTACTAGTATCATATCGTCGGGATTTTTTTATTGAAAAAAAAACAATGTATTACTGCATCCGTGCGTTGTTTTATGGTAAATGTAGTTTTCTATTATTTGTTTAGTGAGGTGATACTACGCTATTCATTAGAATGTTGAGGATATATTGCTGCAAATGAAAATAAGTGGATACTGTTAAGTACTATACTCGTGATGCAAAATTTTCTGTACGTTTGATAAAACGTTTTTTATGAAATTCGAACAACCTGTAGCGTTAAAAGAAATTGCCCGCCTTATAAATGCAAGATTAGTTGGTAATACCGAAGCCTATGCTACCGGTATTAATGAAATTCATATGGTGGAAGAAGGGGATCTGGTATTTGTCGATCATCCAAAGTATTATGAAACTTGTATAAAGTCTGCAGCTAGTTTTATCATCATCAATAAGGAAACCGACTTTCCCGAGGGGAAAGCCTTACTGGTTACCGATGAACCATTTGAGGCCTATTTGAAAATAGTAGAACAGTACCGTCCATTTAAGCCTTCTATGGATCTTGTTGCAGCGTCGGCAGTTGTTGGGGAGGGATCTGTAGTGATGCCTAATGTGTATCTGGGAAATAATGTAGTAATAGGAAAAAACTGTGTTATTTATCCCAATGTTACCATATTAGACCATTGTGTT encodes the following:
- the walR gene encoding Transcriptional regulatory protein WalR, with protein sequence MEERPSNILLVEDEENLHEALKLNLELEGYQVTSAYDGNEALQAVKNEYFDLIILDVMLPEMDGIAVAETIRLNNNEVPILMLSAKNTSADKVLGLKKGADDYITKPFNLEELLLRIKKLIEKNQKLQEKSTLGNTYSFGGNIIDFKAQEATTKYAGKVQLSKKETMLLKLLIENKNEVVPREKILQYVWGYNVYPTTRTIDNFILNFRKYFEKDSRNPRYFHSVRGVGYKYTE
- the sasA_4 gene encoding Adaptive-response sensory-kinase SasA, translated to MKKDLKTRLKRATRLFWLLLIYVVAALVWWFVALELQNRQMYSLQLYHLETTVSREQQPSLYDAELARIREGHHRNTIKYAGEGVVFLGLILLGAAYVFRSIKQQILLQEQQENFVMAVTHELKTPIAIAKLNLETLLKHQLDEQKQRKLIQMSLEETKRLDFLTNNILVSSQLENKNYKLNKEEIDFSSLLKDRVSEFSQRFPDRIIHSDISDGIDVLGDPLLLQILINNLIENALKYSERKDPVTVTLRKENDAVVMRVMDEGIGIAEEERSKIFLKFYRVGNEATRKKQGTGLGLYLCEKIAKDHNADILMTNNNPKGSIFAVKFNS
- a CDS encoding hypothetical protein (UPF0701 protein HI_0467), giving the protein MLKSMTGFGRAERAIGRKTFLIDIKSLNGKQFDLSLRLPALVKPFEFDIRKTLAEGLNRGSVDCTISLKETGDATPVVINTDLARAYYHTLEGLSKELGMDTSNILNAIIKLPEVITPSSETLSDDEWQELQGLIKEAVADLNKHRENEGSILEQELRKRIENILSLQTEITPLDAQRQENIRDGIVKLLEEKVGKDNYDENRLEQELIYYIEKIDITEEMVRLQNHCNYFMEILAENTDIKGKKLSFVLQEIGREINTTGSKAYDAAIQKIVVMMKDELEKAKEQVLNVL